A genomic stretch from Thermonema lapsum includes:
- a CDS encoding DUF2279 domain-containing protein, with the protein MLYRLLLFLVIPHLVFAQKAASLPDSCAKRRKTFLLLAGGGYAAGMSTLGYAWYRQQGMVGFSFFNDAPQWMGMDKAGHAFTAFYLAENAAVALRQLCYSPQEVRNRSALLSWAAMLPIEILDGFSPAYGFSWADAGANLSGAFLYWLQSRQGQVVVRPKYSFHPSPYAALRPEVLGNSISEQWLKDYNGQTYWLSFDWQAVFLRRPLPLPITLAAGYGAEEMVYARREENLRAGFRPYAQLYFSIDMEWSRVPTSKPWLRTAFRFLNMIKIPAPALAWDERHGWQWHWLYF; encoded by the coding sequence ATGCTTTATCGCCTGCTTCTTTTTTTAGTGATACCTCATCTTGTTTTTGCACAAAAAGCAGCAAGCCTGCCGGATAGCTGCGCAAAAAGACGAAAGACTTTTTTATTACTTGCTGGCGGGGGCTATGCTGCCGGCATGAGTACTTTGGGTTATGCATGGTATAGGCAGCAAGGCATGGTAGGCTTTTCCTTCTTCAACGATGCTCCCCAGTGGATGGGCATGGATAAAGCTGGGCACGCCTTTACAGCTTTTTACTTGGCAGAAAATGCAGCAGTAGCTTTGCGGCAGTTGTGCTATTCTCCGCAAGAAGTCCGTAATAGGTCAGCTTTGCTTTCTTGGGCAGCCATGTTGCCTATAGAAATACTGGATGGCTTCTCACCGGCATACGGTTTCTCGTGGGCAGATGCGGGGGCTAACTTGTCCGGCGCATTCCTTTATTGGCTGCAAAGCAGACAGGGGCAGGTCGTTGTACGTCCAAAATATTCATTTCACCCTTCGCCTTATGCTGCCTTGCGTCCGGAGGTCTTAGGCAACAGCATAAGTGAGCAATGGTTGAAAGACTACAATGGACAAACCTATTGGCTTTCGTTTGATTGGCAGGCTGTGTTTTTGCGTCGCCCTTTGCCTTTGCCCATAACCTTAGCGGCGGGCTATGGTGCCGAAGAAATGGTATATGCCCGCAGGGAGGAGAACCTGCGAGCAGGCTTCCGTCCATATGCCCAATTGTATTTTAGTATAGACATGGAGTGGAGTCGTGTGCCTACTTCAAAGCCTTGGTTGCGTACTGCGTTTCGTTTTTTGAACATGATAAAAATCCCGGCACCGGCACTGGCTTGGGATGAGCGGCATGGGTGGCAATGGCATTGGCTTTACTTTTAG
- a CDS encoding ABC transporter ATP-binding protein produces the protein MIEAHDLSIGYNKKNVLFKGLRFQLPKGKLIGLISPNGGGKSTLIKTLGGLLPPLAGEISIQGRPLSSMHARERARYISIILTHHPSTPYLRVWELVSFGLYPHSSFMDMWQLSSHQRSQIERALAQCGALSLKDKYFEQLSDGQQQKVMLARTLVQATPFILLDEPTTYLDLPARHSLLKLLKELCRQQQKGILFSTHELSMAMQFCDVLWLLLPDGRLVSGIAEELGAHGYFDMLFAESGQQLDPIGMRYIPQAACGTYFLHGSEHPYKAWTRHLLERLGWQAATSPSGADIQIYCSTDSCWQIETREKRTQYYDWLSLHEALKNMGCSTH, from the coding sequence ATGATTGAAGCACATGACCTGAGCATTGGTTACAATAAAAAAAATGTTCTTTTTAAAGGGCTTCGTTTTCAATTGCCCAAAGGCAAACTAATAGGACTCATCTCGCCCAATGGTGGCGGTAAATCTACACTCATCAAGACGTTGGGGGGCTTACTGCCGCCGCTTGCTGGTGAAATTAGCATACAGGGGCGCCCACTCAGCAGTATGCATGCCCGTGAACGCGCCCGCTACATCAGCATTATATTGACCCATCACCCTTCTACGCCCTACTTGCGTGTATGGGAGCTGGTGAGCTTCGGTTTGTACCCTCACTCCTCCTTCATGGATATGTGGCAGCTTTCGTCTCATCAGCGCAGCCAAATAGAGCGTGCCTTGGCTCAGTGTGGAGCGCTCTCGCTCAAAGACAAGTATTTCGAGCAGTTGAGCGACGGGCAACAACAAAAGGTGATGCTTGCCCGCACCTTAGTACAGGCTACCCCTTTCATCCTTCTAGACGAGCCCACTACCTACTTGGACTTGCCCGCTCGCCATAGCTTACTCAAGCTATTGAAAGAACTTTGCAGGCAACAGCAAAAAGGTATTTTGTTTTCTACCCATGAGCTATCTATGGCTATGCAGTTTTGTGATGTTTTGTGGCTGCTTCTGCCCGACGGACGCTTGGTCAGCGGCATAGCCGAAGAACTGGGCGCTCATGGCTATTTCGATATGCTCTTTGCAGAATCAGGGCAGCAGCTTGACCCGATTGGCATGCGCTATATTCCGCAAGCAGCATGCGGCACTTACTTTCTACACGGCAGCGAGCACCCCTACAAAGCATGGACCCGCCACCTGCTGGAGCGCTTGGGTTGGCAGGCTGCTACTTCTCCGTCAGGTGCTGACATACAAATTTACTGCTCGACCGACAGTTGCTGGCAAATAGAAACGCGCGAAAAACGTACACAGTATTACGACTGGCTTTCACTCCACGAAGCACTCAAGAACATGGGTTGCAGCACTCACTAA
- the ispF gene encoding 2-C-methyl-D-erythritol 2,4-cyclodiphosphate synthase → MINIRIGQGYDVHRLKEGYPLMIGGIEVPHHVGSEGHSDADVLIHAICDALLGAAALGDIGTHFPDTDPAYKGIDSKKLLKVVVELLQNEGYAIGNVDATVCLQRPKIKPYIPAMRECLAQVMGIDISQVSVKATTTEKLGFVGREEGISALAVALIHKKQA, encoded by the coding sequence ATGATAAACATCCGGATAGGTCAAGGCTATGACGTTCACCGCCTGAAGGAAGGCTACCCTTTGATGATTGGTGGTATTGAAGTACCTCACCACGTAGGCTCTGAGGGGCACTCCGATGCCGATGTACTCATTCATGCCATTTGTGATGCACTGCTGGGCGCCGCCGCTTTGGGTGATATAGGCACGCATTTTCCTGATACTGACCCCGCTTACAAAGGTATAGACAGCAAAAAGCTATTGAAAGTTGTAGTAGAGCTTTTACAAAACGAAGGCTACGCCATTGGCAATGTGGACGCTACCGTATGCCTGCAACGCCCCAAGATAAAACCGTATATTCCTGCTATGCGCGAGTGTCTGGCACAAGTCATGGGTATAGACATATCGCAGGTGTCTGTGAAAGCAACAACTACCGAAAAACTGGGCTTCGTCGGACGCGAAGAGGGTATCAGTGCCTTGGCAGTAGCACTCATACATAAAAAACAAGCATGA
- the hemN gene encoding oxygen-independent coproporphyrinogen III oxidase translates to MTQVASSLIRKYAVPGPRYTSYPTVPFWENNLNKTQWKEAVGQRFLEENEKRGISIYIHLPYCESLCTYCGCNKRITKNHRVERPYIEALLKEWALYVDLFQSTPKVREIHLGGGTPTFFSPAHLRMLIEGILSSTRLMPDAVLSFEAHPASTTLEHLLELYALGFRRLSLGIQDFEAEVQKTIHRIQSYEQVEKVVQQARGIGYESINFDLIYGLPKQTLHSIARTIEQVEQLKPDRIAWYAYAHVPWMMPSQRSFEQWLPSPEEKLSFYEFGKQRLAEAGYHDIGMDHFALPHDALFKAYESGQLHRNFMGYTAVDTRLLIGLGASSIGDAWGAFAQNEKKVEDYKKAVEAGNLPIVRGHRLTAKDLLIRQNILDLMCRYRTIIDKEALGEADSHTIMEAMQPLLADGLVEIKLHDAHRTTIEVKPSGKPFIRNICMAFDLRLHRKQQKEHLFSSTV, encoded by the coding sequence ATGACACAAGTAGCTTCTTCACTGATTCGCAAATATGCTGTTCCCGGACCTCGTTATACGAGCTATCCTACTGTGCCTTTTTGGGAGAACAACTTGAATAAAACGCAGTGGAAAGAGGCAGTAGGACAGCGCTTCCTTGAAGAAAATGAAAAACGGGGCATAAGCATCTATATTCACTTGCCTTATTGCGAAAGCCTGTGTACTTACTGTGGGTGCAACAAACGCATTACCAAAAATCACAGGGTAGAGCGCCCTTACATAGAGGCACTGCTCAAAGAATGGGCGTTGTATGTAGATTTGTTTCAATCAACCCCGAAAGTAAGGGAAATACATTTGGGAGGCGGCACGCCCACGTTCTTTAGCCCTGCTCATTTGCGCATGCTCATCGAGGGCATCTTATCTTCTACCCGCTTGATGCCCGATGCCGTATTGAGCTTTGAGGCGCACCCTGCCAGCACCACGCTTGAACATCTGCTTGAGCTGTATGCTTTGGGATTTCGACGTTTGAGTTTAGGCATTCAGGACTTCGAGGCGGAAGTACAAAAGACAATCCACCGCATACAGTCCTATGAACAAGTGGAAAAGGTAGTACAGCAAGCCCGAGGCATCGGTTATGAATCCATTAACTTCGATTTGATTTACGGCTTGCCCAAGCAGACTTTGCATTCGATTGCGCGCACCATTGAACAAGTAGAACAGCTGAAGCCCGACCGCATCGCTTGGTATGCCTATGCCCATGTACCTTGGATGATGCCCTCGCAACGAAGCTTCGAGCAGTGGCTGCCTTCGCCAGAAGAAAAATTGTCATTTTATGAGTTTGGAAAGCAGCGCTTAGCGGAAGCCGGCTATCACGACATAGGCATGGACCACTTTGCGCTGCCTCACGATGCGCTATTCAAAGCCTACGAAAGCGGGCAGCTGCATCGCAACTTTATGGGTTATACAGCAGTAGACACGCGTTTATTGATAGGCTTGGGAGCTTCTTCTATTGGAGATGCTTGGGGGGCTTTTGCTCAAAATGAAAAGAAAGTAGAAGATTACAAAAAGGCAGTGGAGGCAGGCAACCTGCCTATAGTGCGTGGTCATCGGCTGACGGCAAAAGACTTGTTGATTAGGCAAAACATTTTGGACTTAATGTGCCGCTACCGCACTATCATAGACAAAGAAGCGCTGGGAGAAGCCGATAGCCACACCATCATGGAGGCAATGCAGCCGCTTCTTGCCGATGGCTTAGTAGAAATAAAGCTACATGATGCTCATAGGACAACCATAGAAGTGAAGCCAAGCGGGAAGCCCTTCATTCGGAACATATGTATGGCTTTTGACTTGCGCTTACACCGCAAGCAGCAGAAAGAGCATCTCTTTTCTTCTACGGTATAG
- a CDS encoding DUF3822 family protein produces MIFDKPAHKIQDAELDINRLSEYTLSIMVSRRTIRFCAVDVHKSRCLLLEDYRGSNIYTEDELLKAIQELYERHNLLKAGYWAKVQLAFRATPFTWVPAGLFDMYRCDEYLQHAIDTEALLENDTTRFAESNALGAFCIFKASSDVASYLQNNYLNQSVSIYHQAHVFAEAIMRDTALGNLPENGLHVYGETKYLLIIAVKGGQVKLINQFPIFTPEDFVYFTLFALDELQMPPHGTPILLYGEISPSAKSIEILRKYVKDLRFSGRPPHLLFSYQFEEVLDHRYYDLLNMHLLD; encoded by the coding sequence ATGATTTTCGACAAACCAGCTCACAAAATACAAGATGCAGAATTAGACATCAACCGGCTGTCAGAATATACACTATCTATCATGGTGAGCCGGCGTACTATACGCTTTTGCGCTGTCGATGTCCATAAGTCGAGATGCCTGTTATTGGAAGACTACCGGGGCTCAAACATTTACACAGAGGACGAACTGCTCAAAGCGATTCAAGAACTCTACGAAAGGCACAACTTATTAAAAGCTGGCTACTGGGCGAAAGTGCAGCTGGCATTTCGTGCCACTCCTTTCACATGGGTTCCTGCCGGATTATTCGATATGTATCGCTGCGACGAATACCTTCAGCATGCTATCGATACCGAAGCTCTTCTGGAAAATGATACCACACGTTTTGCAGAATCTAACGCATTGGGGGCATTTTGTATCTTCAAAGCCTCCAGTGACGTAGCCAGCTATCTGCAAAATAACTACCTGAACCAAAGTGTAAGCATCTATCATCAAGCTCATGTATTTGCAGAAGCCATCATGCGCGATACAGCCTTAGGCAATTTGCCCGAAAACGGCTTGCATGTGTACGGTGAAACCAAGTACTTGCTCATCATAGCCGTCAAGGGAGGGCAAGTAAAGCTTATCAATCAGTTTCCGATATTTACGCCTGAGGATTTCGTGTATTTCACCCTCTTTGCCTTAGACGAACTACAAATGCCCCCCCACGGAACGCCCATCCTCCTGTATGGCGAGATAAGCCCCTCTGCCAAGTCGATAGAGATATTACGCAAATACGTCAAAGATTTGCGTTTCAGTGGGCGCCCGCCTCATCTGCTCTTCAGCTATCAATTCGAAGAAGTGCTTGACCATCGTTATTACGATTTGCTCAATATGCACCTTCTGGATTAA
- a CDS encoding LysM peptidoglycan-binding domain-containing protein, with protein sequence MISLPTLSIQSQQFCFKCLLWVLLPSLLAAQHSATPAVPAEVQLMGMSIKLDQEAQQKVQHEVNKLWQNHNALMKLANKAGMHFPIIEDILSEEQVPSDLKYLAVQESSLRGHAVSSSQAVGYWQMKEAAAREVGLRIDEQVDERMHLVHATRGAARYLKKHYALYRNWAYAVIAYYTGASGAKDYTDALYYGATSMEIKGNAHWYLLRFIAHKIALEEVVKIQLPDPILAAVPWSPTQAERQWEEIAPYFQTDPAALAQHNPWLKQNRLPTDDTYLLIMPLRNEQIAQVNISYPRLETAATPTLPTESRLTSRKMVTINGMRAVIANAQDTADSLARLGGISVEDFYKYNDLPAGASIQAGVPYFFTKKRKKTEQLYHIVQKGETLWSISQQYGVRYKKLLKRNRMQQDESLQKGRVIWLRYKRPRHVPIEVRE encoded by the coding sequence ATGATTTCTTTGCCAACTTTATCTATTCAGTCGCAGCAGTTTTGCTTTAAATGTCTGCTTTGGGTGCTTTTACCCAGCCTTTTGGCAGCCCAACACAGCGCTACCCCAGCTGTGCCCGCCGAGGTGCAGCTGATGGGCATGAGTATAAAGCTCGACCAAGAAGCCCAACAAAAGGTGCAACACGAAGTCAACAAACTATGGCAGAACCATAACGCTTTGATGAAACTGGCAAACAAGGCAGGCATGCACTTCCCTATCATCGAAGACATACTCTCCGAAGAGCAAGTACCCTCCGATTTAAAGTATCTGGCAGTACAAGAAAGCAGCCTCCGAGGGCACGCCGTCTCTTCGTCACAAGCCGTAGGCTATTGGCAAATGAAAGAAGCCGCAGCACGGGAAGTAGGCTTGCGCATCGATGAGCAAGTGGACGAGCGCATGCACTTGGTGCACGCCACACGAGGAGCCGCCCGTTACCTGAAAAAACACTACGCCTTGTATCGCAATTGGGCATATGCTGTCATTGCTTACTACACCGGTGCCTCTGGTGCAAAAGATTACACCGATGCCCTTTATTATGGAGCAACCAGCATGGAAATTAAAGGCAACGCCCATTGGTACCTGCTTCGCTTCATTGCGCACAAGATAGCTTTGGAAGAGGTTGTCAAAATTCAATTGCCCGACCCCATCTTGGCTGCTGTACCTTGGTCGCCTACACAAGCTGAACGGCAATGGGAGGAGATTGCTCCTTACTTTCAAACCGACCCCGCCGCCCTTGCTCAACATAACCCTTGGCTGAAACAAAATAGACTGCCTACCGACGATACCTACCTACTGATTATGCCCCTGCGCAATGAACAAATTGCACAAGTGAACATCAGCTATCCGCGCCTCGAAACGGCAGCTACGCCCACCCTCCCCACCGAAAGCCGCCTTACTTCCCGCAAGATGGTTACTATCAACGGCATGAGAGCTGTCATTGCAAACGCCCAAGACACTGCCGACTCGCTTGCCCGCTTGGGAGGCATCTCTGTTGAAGATTTTTACAAGTACAACGACCTGCCGGCAGGTGCTTCCATTCAAGCTGGGGTTCCTTACTTTTTTACCAAAAAACGAAAGAAAACAGAACAGCTGTATCACATAGTACAAAAGGGGGAAACCCTCTGGAGCATATCACAGCAGTATGGGGTGCGCTACAAAAAGCTACTGAAACGCAACCGGATGCAACAAGATGAATCTCTTCAAAAAGGGCGTGTCATCTGGCTGCGCTACAAACGCCCCCGTCATGTACCAATAGAAGTACGAGAGTAA
- a CDS encoding M16 family metallopeptidase, producing the protein MTSIDRTQAPPVYEIDHIDIPFPEKKYLSNGIPVYLIIDKSSELTYFQLIVKGGNSAGMHAAQAQLHSRLLLEGSREYNAEQINEIIDYHGAEVGYSSYTAYSLLSVSVLEEYLPALIPMLRDALLYPRFPEERFDLQKKRLKQALINALQKNDYVAARAFKKAVLGEKHPYTGLTEINELEQTGIEHLQEYHAQQIHASNMTVVAAGSNASFIMEQLEMLLGHLPTKTPFRYEALETTETPVCWHLPGPQQLQSSLYAGRILPETNHPDYYKLIVTDTLLGGYFGSRLMQNLREDKGYTYGIHSYIQELPGLSIHVITTEVGATHTHDALNEIRRELVRLAETPPPIEEVHTVQLNLISQFINSLSNMFRRVDTFSRLLKQGDTFDALPHYIQHIREVSPEDIQQTAANYFLPDMLHWISVGPHAQTPK; encoded by the coding sequence ATGACAAGCATAGACAGAACTCAAGCCCCACCGGTTTACGAGATAGACCACATAGATATTCCTTTTCCTGAGAAAAAATACCTGTCCAATGGCATTCCTGTTTATTTGATTATTGACAAAAGCAGCGAACTTACTTATTTCCAGCTGATTGTAAAAGGCGGAAACAGCGCCGGCATGCACGCGGCACAAGCGCAACTCCACAGCCGCCTGCTGCTGGAAGGAAGCCGCGAATACAATGCCGAGCAAATCAATGAAATCATCGACTATCATGGTGCAGAAGTAGGCTACAGCAGCTATACCGCTTACAGCCTGCTGTCGGTGAGCGTACTTGAAGAATATCTTCCAGCATTGATTCCCATGCTGCGCGACGCACTGCTTTATCCCCGCTTCCCCGAAGAACGATTCGACCTCCAGAAAAAGCGCCTTAAACAAGCACTAATCAATGCCTTACAAAAAAACGACTATGTAGCGGCAAGAGCTTTCAAAAAAGCCGTATTGGGCGAAAAACACCCTTATACAGGTCTTACAGAAATAAATGAGCTAGAACAAACCGGCATCGAGCACCTGCAAGAATATCACGCGCAACAAATCCATGCCAGCAATATGACGGTAGTAGCCGCCGGTAGCAATGCCTCGTTCATCATGGAGCAGCTCGAAATGCTACTCGGTCATTTGCCTACAAAAACCCCTTTCCGTTACGAAGCCTTAGAAACGACAGAAACGCCTGTTTGTTGGCATCTGCCCGGACCTCAACAGCTGCAATCAAGCCTTTATGCAGGGCGCATCTTGCCCGAAACTAACCACCCCGACTACTACAAACTAATAGTTACCGACACCCTGCTGGGAGGATATTTCGGCTCTCGGCTCATGCAAAACCTGCGGGAAGACAAGGGATATACTTATGGCATCCACAGTTACATACAAGAACTGCCGGGCTTAAGTATCCACGTCATCACAACAGAAGTAGGCGCCACTCATACCCATGACGCCCTCAATGAAATACGCCGTGAGCTTGTACGCTTGGCAGAGACCCCGCCCCCCATAGAAGAAGTGCACACGGTGCAACTCAATCTTATCAGCCAGTTCATCAATAGCCTTTCGAACATGTTCCGGCGTGTAGATACTTTTAGCCGTCTGCTTAAACAAGGCGACACCTTCGACGCCCTGCCCCATTATATACAACACATACGGGAAGTAAGCCCCGAAGATATACAGCAAACGGCTGCCAATTATTTTCTGCCGGATATGCTTCACTGGATAAGCGTAGGACCTCATGCCCAAACACCAAAGTAG
- a CDS encoding ADOP family protein translates to MIRIGSFVFPFSASWWLPSFLLAFHLLLLTAAVYFWQYHHQYEHDFLGYDRIYRLSASFDTDQGRRYLAAAPPGSNEWLQFFFDDSLEACTYLLPTEGAILTYADRHHFSKYVFLSDPSFFDVFSLSEETRSLSGTPAVWLSDSLARSLGLHDEGGTLDVRSTSALFFDASYAYQGVLPLPHRTHLQIDALLLEAPLTRRQQLSWRYVYVKMRVPLSEAAKQYWEERITDSLRAYYEEYKALRFELTPIERLHLKAWGAPEQELAMGDALPLIVPRAVLAVASFLFLVTAFYYALWLRMRWMARRKEWFVRWVSGEMPMLLYGRYALYVLAAWGGVLGLTGVLHEWVPYERWFMLPTASFGQIAMPWIGWVCVGASALSLWIGVRQNLHSLLLSWQQQRPLLLRRMAAVLWLPLWGQLLLLLAVGGILALLIQQLNYVERRSLGYDSPSLVLVRLPQYGVQAAQLKELQKILAQQPPVRAVGRVLEVPSDLLLPQLIVYKQEQKHAGWQPLLWGRMMVMENAPQALGVTLCQGRYFKETDNIRTSVMLNEEAYKQLGGAALAFVTDSTGTPLPAQVVGVLRNFHFESLHRPVAPMVWLKGEGRVGSILVRLHGEVQKKDLDMVRKVCMQKLSNVPVVVEKQSELVFRQYDYERVLLRLLGLAWVALVPGFLLTAWIAVRQWIGMRRRSMAIYRLLGASVYDFLWQEMSIYFAFSGLSLPLVWWVQYSIEKSWVQQYFAYFSPVWYHAFFTPLALLMACITIFCFFVFVLWRSIFLPEEFRV, encoded by the coding sequence ATGATACGTATAGGGTCTTTTGTGTTTCCGTTTTCTGCTTCTTGGTGGTTGCCTTCCTTCTTGCTTGCTTTTCACCTTTTGTTGCTTACGGCGGCGGTATATTTCTGGCAATATCATCATCAATATGAGCATGATTTTTTGGGCTATGACCGTATTTACCGCTTGAGTGCTTCTTTCGATACAGACCAAGGGCGGCGTTATTTGGCGGCGGCTCCGCCTGGCAGCAACGAGTGGTTACAGTTTTTCTTCGATGACTCTTTGGAAGCATGTACTTACTTGCTGCCTACCGAAGGCGCTATACTGACTTATGCAGACAGGCATCATTTTTCCAAGTATGTGTTTCTTTCCGACCCTTCTTTCTTTGATGTATTCAGCCTATCCGAAGAGACGCGCTCGCTTAGTGGTACGCCTGCTGTATGGCTGAGTGACTCGCTCGCCCGCTCATTGGGCTTGCATGATGAGGGAGGCACGCTTGATGTACGTTCTACTTCGGCTCTTTTTTTTGATGCTTCGTATGCTTACCAAGGCGTACTGCCGCTGCCGCATCGCACCCATCTGCAAATAGATGCCCTTTTGCTGGAGGCGCCGCTTACCCGCCGGCAACAGCTCTCGTGGCGCTATGTATATGTGAAGATGCGGGTTCCGTTATCTGAAGCTGCCAAACAGTACTGGGAAGAGCGCATCACCGACTCTTTGCGTGCCTACTATGAGGAGTATAAAGCTCTTCGGTTTGAGTTGACACCCATTGAGCGCTTGCATCTCAAAGCATGGGGAGCGCCCGAACAGGAGCTGGCTATGGGAGATGCGCTGCCTTTGATTGTACCCCGAGCAGTGTTGGCAGTCGCTTCGTTTTTGTTTTTGGTTACTGCCTTCTACTATGCACTTTGGCTTAGAATGCGCTGGATGGCACGCCGCAAAGAGTGGTTTGTGCGGTGGGTATCCGGCGAAATGCCTATGCTTCTTTATGGACGTTATGCTTTGTACGTATTGGCAGCTTGGGGGGGCGTGCTTGGACTTACCGGCGTACTGCACGAATGGGTGCCTTATGAGCGGTGGTTTATGCTGCCTACTGCATCTTTTGGGCAGATTGCCATGCCTTGGATAGGGTGGGTGTGTGTCGGGGCATCTGCTTTGAGCTTATGGATAGGAGTAAGGCAAAACTTGCATTCCCTGCTTTTGTCTTGGCAGCAACAACGCCCGCTTTTGCTACGTCGCATGGCAGCCGTTTTGTGGTTGCCTCTGTGGGGGCAGCTCCTGCTACTGTTGGCGGTAGGGGGTATTCTGGCTTTGCTCATTCAGCAGCTTAACTATGTAGAGCGGCGTTCCTTAGGATACGATTCCCCTTCTTTGGTATTAGTACGTTTGCCTCAATACGGGGTGCAGGCTGCTCAATTAAAGGAACTGCAGAAAATATTAGCGCAGCAGCCGCCGGTGCGTGCTGTAGGGCGGGTGCTGGAAGTACCCTCTGACCTGCTTTTGCCCCAACTAATTGTATATAAACAAGAGCAAAAGCATGCAGGATGGCAGCCCCTGTTGTGGGGGCGTATGATGGTCATGGAAAATGCTCCGCAAGCTCTGGGAGTAACACTATGCCAGGGGCGCTATTTTAAAGAAACAGACAACATACGGACAAGTGTGATGCTGAATGAAGAAGCTTACAAGCAGCTTGGTGGCGCGGCTCTGGCTTTTGTTACTGACAGCACTGGCACGCCTTTGCCAGCACAAGTAGTGGGAGTGCTGCGTAACTTTCACTTCGAGAGTCTGCATCGTCCCGTAGCACCTATGGTATGGCTCAAAGGAGAAGGGCGGGTAGGCAGTATTTTGGTACGCCTGCATGGGGAAGTGCAAAAAAAAGACTTGGACATGGTCCGGAAAGTATGTATGCAAAAACTTTCAAACGTGCCGGTGGTCGTAGAGAAGCAGAGCGAGCTGGTATTTCGCCAGTATGATTATGAGCGCGTGCTGTTGCGGCTTTTGGGTTTGGCGTGGGTAGCGCTGGTGCCGGGATTTCTACTGACGGCTTGGATAGCTGTGCGTCAGTGGATAGGCATGCGGCGGCGTAGTATGGCTATTTATCGTTTGCTTGGGGCATCGGTGTATGATTTCCTTTGGCAGGAAATGAGTATTTATTTTGCTTTTTCTGGCTTATCACTGCCTTTGGTCTGGTGGGTGCAATATAGCATAGAGAAAAGCTGGGTTCAGCAGTATTTTGCCTATTTTTCGCCTGTTTGGTATCACGCCTTTTTTACCCCCCTTGCCTTGCTTATGGCTTGTATAACAATATTTTGTTTTTTTGTATTTGTTCTGTGGCGCAGCATTTTCTTACCTGAAGAATTTCGTGTATAG